A region from the Variovorax sp. V93 genome encodes:
- a CDS encoding secondary thiamine-phosphate synthase enzyme YjbQ yields the protein MLSQTTTTLDFDTDGRGLLEITGAVAQWVERTSFQTGLLTLFIRHTSASLLVQENADPDVQADLDRFLARLVPDGDPLFRHRDEGPDDMPAHVRSALTAVQLSIPVTNGRMALGTWQGIYLWEHRVRPHRRQVALHLIGS from the coding sequence ATGCTCAGCCAGACCACCACCACGCTCGACTTCGACACCGATGGCCGCGGCCTTCTGGAAATCACAGGCGCCGTCGCGCAATGGGTCGAACGCACCAGCTTTCAAACCGGGCTGCTGACGCTCTTCATCCGCCATACCTCGGCCAGCCTGCTGGTGCAGGAGAACGCGGATCCGGATGTGCAGGCAGACCTCGACCGTTTCCTTGCGCGCCTGGTGCCCGATGGCGATCCGCTGTTCCGGCACCGCGACGAAGGGCCGGACGACATGCCGGCCCATGTACGTTCGGCGCTGACCGCGGTCCAGCTTTCCATTCCCGTGACGAACGGGCGCATGGCCCTGGGCACCTGGCAGGGCATCTATCTGTGGGAGCACCGGGTGAGGCCGCATCGCAGGCAGGTGGCGCTGCACCTGATCGGG